The following is a genomic window from Schistocerca cancellata isolate TAMUIC-IGC-003103 chromosome 8, iqSchCanc2.1, whole genome shotgun sequence.
tatcgatatattcgaaaaaatatttccaaaagagctagttgagctaatcgttttccaaacaaatttatatgcgacgcaatctggcaagtctttcactccaacaactgacaatgaaatacgaactttcctgggaatcaacattttgatgggtataaagcgtatgccagcatacagagactactggtctagtgccccagaacttcatgatcgttatattgcatctctgatggcagtaaatcggtttggatggttactgaggaacattcatctgaatgataacacattgcatccagaaaaaggacacccaggttatgacaaactgtacaagctgcgaccagtgatcaagatactatctgaatctttttccaagtgttaccaacccagcaaacacctagcaattgatgagtcaatgatcaaattcaaaggccgcaacagtatgaaacaatacatgagagataaacccataaagcgtggttacaaagtgtggatgctgtgtgacaagacctcttacaacttgaaatttgatatttacaccggaaaagtaggtgacacagtgcaaacaggccttggggagcatgtagtgctgagtttgtcctctgaactcgtaaataaaggccattatctttatttcgacaactatttcaatagctataacttgttggctggtttacagcagagaaacatatatgcctgtgggacagttcaaccaacaaggaaacatttacccaaattaaaaacagacaaagaattaagcagaggtgaatttgactggagggtcagcaactgtggcatcctctacttgaag
Proteins encoded in this region:
- the LOC126095599 gene encoding piggyBac transposable element-derived protein 4-like, producing the protein MSRRGLRDEEIERLLCEIPSDEDSTVDTTDDESDYEASIVAEAIVSSEGEVSESEEESESTPPKRAADTAPTWGQQFNATSGMQFDSESGPSAFIRDIDDPEPIDIFEKIFPKELVELIVFQTNLYATQSGKSFTPTTDNEIRTFLGINILMGIKRMPAYRDYWSSAPELHDRYIASLMAVNRFGWLLRNIHLNDNTLHPEKGHPGYDKLYKLRPVIKILSESFSKCYQPSKHLAIDESMIKFKGRNSMKQYMRDKPIKRGYKVWMLCDKTSYNLKFDIYTGKVGDTVQTGLGEHVVLSLSSELVNKGHYLYFDNYFNSYNLLAGLQQRNIYACGTVQPTRKHLPKLKTDKELSRGEFDWRVSNCGILYLKWKDKRAVHLLSNFHSPEVTTVTRRERDGSRIELPCPQAVMDYNAHMNNVDKFDQLKKII